The nucleotide window atagaccccgaggaacaaattccggaggtcgatcgtggtaaacgcaaggtttcgaaataaccgaaacataTCTCTGAaatgaataccaggtaagttcggataacttaaagtaaacccttaatatgcataattgtatgatttatgaatgcttgatgattgcatttgttattggtatgaaatatcatagaaatgcatattgatGAAGACATGAGAAAAATATCTCGGTTAAGGTTGACAAAGggatttcgatggataaacccttattgacatgtgaactgagatctgcatgtgttgcagtaaggatttagcccgaacgggtaatccgtgatcttaAGTATGAAAAagaatctagcccagacgggtgttcattgaatgatcaagcctctcgaagaatatgtgtgcatgatggattcagctcggatgggtaatccgattagggtttgaatttagcctggactagtaattcaaatccgagctcattaagggtgtttgtcgttataagggatttagcctggactggtaatcctgccatatgatgtaaggttcgcgggagtgtatatatgaaatgatcattcgtatgaattgacggataatgggtattccatcgagatttcctagaaatttAATGAGATTAACGTGGTATGCATATGTGAAtggaatgttgaatgatgagctcatctagttaaattacatgatacatgattatgtgactaactcattgattgaatgtatgtgataggaaatcatttcataatggatcatttcatgatttaagtatggatgtatgctaattactcggtaagtttactttccggttattcgagcttactaagcatgaaaatgcttacccctctctttttccctgtctcacagagctcgaggactcataaggactggaaggcgattggagagtcaacacactatcaactaggcAAGCTTTGgcataaagactttgtttgttttgttcaatggcatgtatagtatttttgagtattttgttatatgtgtcatttgatttgccaaatgaaggcatgtaaaaaaatatgtttatttctttgtatatggccatgaaaattggcttaattgaagtaggctatgacctacgaatttatgcatggttttatttataagtgatgggttgttaccaattggcaatgagtcacatgaacgagccaattttggatgaattaaagtgacacgggaacccataaacactaaatgggaaataacctatcatgtatgaaaccaatgatatgaggtttccatacatctagtttaatcaagattatttacaagtgtataattgtgttttactttgaatttggtaaccactaagcacaagtagtagaaaagggtgactaaaggcttggaaaatagcctattagagttcacatggttagacacacgggcgtttttctaggtcgtgtgtgacacacgattccctcccatgggcgtgtgctatggccgtgtgtcccctgcacttaaaattttagctcaaagttgtacatgggtagaccacaggGGCGTGCACCATGGCtgtgttaaaaagacagtgtcgtccACGGGCAGGTAGCACGGGtgtgttccatggccgtgttgataagtcagtgttgcccatggCTGAAGGGCATGGTCGTGCCCCAAGTCACaagggcgtgtgagtccacacgaccCACTTACATGGGCGTGTaacactttatgataaggaaaaaattcctaaggagcccaaggtttatcgaacaTACCCGAATTTGTCCCACGCTGCCTCTCGGTATGtcataggcctcgaaggcctatataagggatgagttgttcatggatgaaaagcttaaaatttgagtaaaacttggtgacccaatttggtacgtttcaaaatgtaaagtcctagtaatgcctcgaaccctatcccgacgttgggtacgggtgaggggtgttacatttgtgctTGTGCTTTTCCAGTGTCATTGTAGTTTGAATTTTCGATGCATGATTATCGGTAAATTATCCTAAGACATTATCAGTGAAAACAATAAATTGAGGAAAGTTAACTTGAATAtgggttgagaattttgcttgaggagaagcaaatgcttaaggctggggatatttgataagtgctaaaagtaacgTGTTTAATCCCATTATTAATGCGATTTTGGGTGATTATCTGATGTTAATAGTGAATTTTacactcctaatcctttaaattcatttttttatatttaggagagcatttgggagcagaAGGAGCGAAAAACGAGCGAAAACTAGAAAATCAAAGCAAGTTACAAGAGCCACATAGGCTGACCCATTCCACACAGTCTGGCGAAACGGTCGCGTAAGCCACACGGCTCTGTGGTATGTCTTGTTGATTTCACAAATTTACACCCTAAACTGCAAGAAATCGCattcttttagttttttttttggattttaagacgtatatatgacaaaaataagaagagaAGAGTGAGCCATAATAGAATATTCAAGCAAACAACTCGAAGAACACCACTGAAGCCAACTCTGAagtagatttccatcaagattgaagaatCCCATTTGATTTCTTTGGAgattatcatgagtttctttgtttcttgatGTTATATTGTATCTTGGATGTTTCTATTTCtgagcatgaactaattttctaaatacctagggagatgaACCTTATGATAGATTCTGttgtttgattttttattttatggaaTAAATTCTTAGTTTCTTGTTCTCGATTATGTgtacttaattcttggtttaatatttctagattattgatccatatttgatgtgcttaaatcaaaGGAGAAATAAActatgtttaagagtagatcttgcaTAGTTGagtagagttgcatgcaatcctaaaaataggacgacgtaaatctatcggattagagtcaaatctaatggGGAAATCCATAGAACGAGTTAATGCAATAAtaagagttttaattagaaagaaatttcaattaatcatctagagtcagttgcttttattcttgaaagagatattagcataatttaaggTCAAGTTACTAAGTACATaaattgcgtaatttagattgataatgacagatgaaatctaggtggattctttcttgagtattgtttcgcttcttaattgttaataatttattttcctgATTTGTTTTTTGTTGTGttcgttagttaattaatttagttaattttagtttttaatcaatcactccaattattcggttaaataatagaaagactgtaattactagtacttttaatctTTGTGGAAACGATATATTtactcaccgtagctatactattaattgataggtgcacttacTTTACTCAAATTTTTAGTTGGTTTTGTGGACATcagttattttatataaaataattaaagtgcttaatgtacataaaaattattattctatgatatatgaattaataaaaatatttttattgttcattattatattatattgataATTGAATAACTTTTATTCTATTAAATTTATAAACTTAATACTTATattctaaaatatttattctgaaactcaaatatattatattaagacCAAACCAAATAATATACTCATTATTACCCAAATTTAAAATAGAGTAATTATAGCTCAAatctcaaatttaaaataaaaagaaattaaacttAATACCaaatacaattttaaaaattaaagataaattcaaattttaatttaataaaaatattttattaagatattaatttttaataatattctaGATTTTGgaagttattattttaatataccaaattagatgatttattgaTGCTAATTCCTTGatcctaaataataataatagaaaaaaactaaaatgcTTGACTCACAATTCACCTAGTCAACGGCAACGCGAAAATATACGGTGTCATTTACTCTAGCAAACTGCTTATTTGCGACTAGTCTATGGAGGAGGAGTTTCCACAAATGTTGTTTTCAGCTATTCACAAGCTTAGCTGGTTTGCATTTTTAGGCCACCCATCCTTAGCTGGAATTGGCAGACTTCAAAATTGTAGCTTTTTACCACTTTCATTCTCAACTACCTTGAAGAATACAGTGGTATTCAATTTTCCCATTTATTCAGCTATATATAAGTTGCAGCCTTGCAGGCTTTTTCTACAAACAACACTAAAACCACAATGCTATTCTTAATTACTATCGTCTTCCTAATTCTTTCCATTTCACCTTCTATAACAAGTTCAGTTCCTTATATTCCTACTGACTACATACTTTTGAACTGTGGTGCTTCATCAAACACTACATCCTATGATGGCAGAAACTGGGTTGCCGATGATGACCACCTATATGCTAATACCTCTTCTTTTTCATCCACTGCATCCTATCAAGACCCCTCTGTCACTCAAGTTCCTTACGTGACAGCTCGTTTCTTTCGTGGTGAATTCACTTATAAATTCCCCGTTTCACCAGGCACTAAGTTCCTTCGTCTGTACTTTTATCCAAATCAATACCCTGGCCTTGATATTACCAGTTCCTTCTTTTCAGTTGCCGCTAATAATTACACTCTCTTGAGCAATTTCAGTGCCTATTTAGTTTCTGCCACTAGTCCTCCCCAAGCCTATATTGTCAAAGAATTTGTCATCACTGTTGGAAACAAGCAGATGATGGATGTCACCTTCGCCCCTTCACCGAATTCTTTCGCTTTTATCAGTGGGATTGAAGTCGTTTCCATGCCTGCAAATCTCTACACAGGCCAGACATATGGCTCTCTCCGCTTAATAGACACTAATTACTTTTTCGAGCTTGAAAACTCCACTGCTCTTGACACTGCTTATCGGCTTAATGTTGGTGGAAGAGATGTTTTAGATGTGCACGATTCAGGAATGTTCAGAACATGGAACCAAGATATTGACTATATCTTGGGAGCAGCATATGGAGTTACGTATTATGATCAGTCTGAGGCAACAATCAAATACACCGAGGCCACACCAGTGTATACGGCACCGGAAGCTGTGTACAAATCCTATCGTTCAATGGGGCCTAATCCATATATCAACTTCAATTACAATCTTACATGGCTTTTCACAGTTGATTCGGGGTTTTACTACCTCGTTAGGCTCCATTTTTGCGAAAAGTATCTACAGAAAGTGAATCAGCGTGTATTCGACATATTTATTAATAATCATACCGCTGAGAAAGCCATGGATGTGATTGCTGTGGGTGAAGGTAATGGTATTCCAATCTACAGAGATTATGTTGTGAGGGTGGCACAAAGTGAAAACGAACTATGGGTCGCACTACATCCAAATGCCGAATCTAAGCCAGAGTATAATGATGCGGTTTTGAATGGTTTAGAGATTTTCAAGTTGAACAACTCGGAAGGTAGCCTTGCCGCTCCGAACCCTCGACCAGAGACAAAGCCAATGCTTAAGCAAAAGTATTCAAAGGAGGGAAGATTTTTGAAACCGGGAATGGTCGTCATTGGAGCTACACTAAGCAGCATAGTATCAATCCTGCTTATATTGTCCCTTGTTTTTTGGCAAAGGAAACTTTTTTTGTGCAGAACGGAATCCATAAACAGAAGAAAAGTTTCCCCCAATCGATGTAGGCACTTTTCAGTTGCCGATATACTCACTGCAACAAATAACTTTGACGATGCTCTCATTATAGGGCGCGGTGGCTTTGGCAACGTGTACAGGGGTCACATTCCGGGTATTCAATACGAGGTGGCAATTAAGCGACTCAATTCAAAGTCTCACCAGGGTGAAAATGAGTTTTGGGCAGAGATTGAGATGCTCTCTCAGCTTCGCTACATTAACCTTGTGTCGCTTATAGGTTATTGTAACGAAAAACAAGAGATGATTCTTGTTTATGATTATATGGTGAATGGAACCCTTCGTGATCACCTCTATAAAAACGATAATATTCCTCTCCAATGGAAGCAAAGGCTACAAATCTGTATTGGTGCTGCTCGTGGATTAGAGTACCTTCATTCAGGTGCAGTCCAGAGAATCATTCACCGAGATGTGAAGACTACCAACATTTTGTTGGATGAGACATGGGTGGCTAAAGTCTCGGATTTCGGGTTATCGAAAATGGGCCCGGTTCTTATGGAAAATGCTCCAATCACAACTAAGGTGAAAGGTACTTTCGGATACATGGATCCGGAGTATTTTCGAAGGTTACATTTAACAGAGAAGTCCGATGTGTACTCGTTCGGGGTAGTGTTATTCGAAGTCTTGTGTGCTAGACCCGCAGTTGACACAAGTTTGGAAGATGATGAAATAGGTTTAGCTGGTTGGGCTTTCAAGTGTGTAGAAAATGAAACAATTGAGCAAATCATTGACCCTTACTTGCATGGTAAAATTGCAGCAGAGTGTTTAAAAGTATTCGTTGAGATTGCAAAAAGCTGCCTACATGATGTGGGAGTTGAAAGGCCAAAAATGAGAGATGTGGTGGGAATGCTTGAGTTTGCACTGGAATTGCAAGAAGCTGCTGGAGCAAAACAGGCGGTAGAAGCTGGTGATACAATTAATCATGCCCGGACCATGGATGAACTTGTGTAGTCTTTTTGGGTCAATTTGGGAacaaatcaatttcataaaatcacTAGCGTTAGCTTTCACATTCATGACGTAGTTTTATAATTAATTACAAATTGAGCTGGAGCTTAGGAGTGGTAAGGAACATGACTTGTGGGTAAGCTTAAAATGTCAAAAGTCTTCCTCTAAAGACGAATAAATCAACACATCTTCGGGAGCTCTGCGTGGGTAGCGATTGATTCCTACACACTACCGACACCCGACATGGTCCCTTATCAACTATGCATGGAACATGACTGATCAAGGATTAATTTTTTATGCATTGCTTTTAAAAATGTGTTGTTTGTTAATTTTTAGAAGTGTTTTTGAAAAAGtgtattttaatatttaggtGTTTAGTGGTTCTTTTAAAAGttacttttgagaattaaaaaatttatattttgggttgAAATCAGGATATTCATTTTTAGTGACTATTCTCTTTGTTGTGAGTGTTTTTGTCACATCCTAAACATCTTAAAAACCAAGATAGTAAAATTGGGTAAAGAGCCAAATATTAAAATTGGGTATCGTAAATAGGATTAGAgtgtttaataataaaatattaaaataattatcggGTCTAAAATTAGGTGGTGAAAATTAGGATTAGGTGGTCGGTTATTAAATAacttaaaacaaattttaaaaataaaatcgggTTTGAAAATAATTGAGaaaaaatttgttttaattaaactaaGGTCTGATTTGAAAAATAAGAGAAAACTGAGAGTTTTTAAAAGGCAATTTcttcttaattttaaaaatatgttcatctcctttctttctttaaaAGAACCCCAGGACCCCTTCCCTTCCATTTTAGCTTCACATTCGAAATTTCTCAAATTCAAATATGATATTTTCTCTCAAAATTAACTCATCTTTAGTGATTTCTTACCTATCCAAACACCAAAAATCATTAAATCCTCATCAAAATTCGTTATTATCCTTCTCACGTTCAACTTCGAATTAGCTCCAAAACTTATTGTTTTCTTTAGATTGACGTAATGTCTTGACTTATTATGATTAGATCAAGGTTGTTCTTTTTCGAATTCCAAATTTAATTAAGTGTGTTGAGAGTTTTTAAGATTTAAAGCTTTTAATCAAATTTTGGTTCAACAATGGTGAAATCTGAAATAATGAGTAAACCTACTATTTTTGATTGATTTTTAACCTATTTTGAACTAAATAGAAGGTATTTGAACTCAACTTAATAGATCAGTATCCAATTTTAATGAATTTCGAGTTTCCCCCTTTTGTGTGTTCATAAAAGCTTAATTTTCcagaaattttaaattcatgAGATTAGGTAAAATTAAAGGTTTATATTTGTAATAATAGGTTAAATACGATGTTAAGAAACTTAATGAAGGTTTAGGAACAAAAATCGAGTATGGAAGCCTCATATTTCGACAAAACAAGTTGATTTTTGATATGAGAAAATTGAGCTTAGAGTGGTGATTTGTTGTTATTTGTTTGAGTTTAAGGCTACTAATAATGtgtttttaatgtatttaatGCGTATGAAAACTATTGGACTCATCGGGAGCTCCTACGAGCAAGGCGAATGGGAAAGGAAAGCTTATTTGAGATTGTTGGGTGGAAGGCGTCGACTAGGTGAGTGGTTGAAATTGTAGCTCTTAAGCACGATTCCTATGGTAGAAGGGGGGCTTAGGTTGGTCTAAACACCTAATATAAGTTTGAGAGTAAGTAATTCTACTTGAACTATATCTTATTACAAATGATGCTTGTATGTGAGGTTGTGAAAAATCATGTGAAATATTTAAGCAAGTAATATGTGAATATGACAGTCTTTGTTAAGTGAATTGCTAAATTTATGCACACTATTCTGTTTTGAAGTGATTATGGCTCTTTTGAGCAAATGTAAAAACACTTGAGAGTGCATAAAAAATTATTGTGAAAGTGATTGCGAAAgtgtttttaataaataagagTATGCATAAAACAATGAGTGAttgtgtgtgtaacaccccgaacccgagaccgtcgccggagtcgaacacgaggtgttaacagacttcaaaccacttattgagaatttctcagacaagctgccaatctgtgtactagtcgcttcaaaaatcataacttgagttttacaactcaaaaatca belongs to Gossypium arboreum isolate Shixiya-1 chromosome 7, ASM2569848v2, whole genome shotgun sequence and includes:
- the LOC108473067 gene encoding receptor-like protein kinase FERONIA; its protein translation is MLFLITIVFLILSISPSITSSVPYIPTDYILLNCGASSNTTSYDGRNWVADDDHLYANTSSFSSTASYQDPSVTQVPYVTARFFRGEFTYKFPVSPGTKFLRLYFYPNQYPGLDITSSFFSVAANNYTLLSNFSAYLVSATSPPQAYIVKEFVITVGNKQMMDVTFAPSPNSFAFISGIEVVSMPANLYTGQTYGSLRLIDTNYFFELENSTALDTAYRLNVGGRDVLDVHDSGMFRTWNQDIDYILGAAYGVTYYDQSEATIKYTEATPVYTAPEAVYKSYRSMGPNPYINFNYNLTWLFTVDSGFYYLVRLHFCEKYLQKVNQRVFDIFINNHTAEKAMDVIAVGEGNGIPIYRDYVVRVAQSENELWVALHPNAESKPEYNDAVLNGLEIFKLNNSEGSLAAPNPRPETKPMLKQKYSKEGRFLKPGMVVIGATLSSIVSILLILSLVFWQRKLFLCRTESINRRKVSPNRCRHFSVADILTATNNFDDALIIGRGGFGNVYRGHIPGIQYEVAIKRLNSKSHQGENEFWAEIEMLSQLRYINLVSLIGYCNEKQEMILVYDYMVNGTLRDHLYKNDNIPLQWKQRLQICIGAARGLEYLHSGAVQRIIHRDVKTTNILLDETWVAKVSDFGLSKMGPVLMENAPITTKVKGTFGYMDPEYFRRLHLTEKSDVYSFGVVLFEVLCARPAVDTSLEDDEIGLAGWAFKCVENETIEQIIDPYLHGKIAAECLKVFVEIAKSCLHDVGVERPKMRDVVGMLEFALELQEAAGAKQAVEAGDTINHARTMDELV